From the genome of Deinococcus sp. AJ005, one region includes:
- a CDS encoding restriction endonuclease subunit S: MIHALTPYPAMKDSGVPWLGQVPEHWDVTPALAVYKPREIKNKGMIEKTVLSLSYGRIVIKPEEKLRGLVPESFETYQIVEPGNIIVRTTDLQNDKNSLRIGHAKDRGIITSAYMCLETTDRVLNEFGYQYLNAYDLLKIIYGYGSGLRQNLDFKDIRRMPVLVPSHDEQNAIVRYLDHADRRIRRTIAAKQKLIKLLQEQKQVIIHQAVTRGLDPDVKLKPSGVEWLGDVPKGWEVKRLKSVCLDIIDCKNRTPEQVDDGEFTVVRTTNIRNGQFKREGSFQTNLNNFTIWTQRGAPQEGDVFFTREAPVGEACLVPAGGGLCMGQRMMYFRPDPTQLNSKFLLHSIYGPMVQRYMDLELNGSTVGHLRLGQITAIPLLICPVSEQEAIVKHIDHKSEELDKVISRAQSEISLLREYRTRLIADVVTGKLDVRDAAALLPELDADMLPDEVETDVDELELDEGEGEVEEEGVEA; this comes from the coding sequence ATGATCCACGCCCTAACCCCCTACCCCGCCATGAAGGACAGTGGCGTTCCCTGGCTGGGGCAGGTGCCGGAGCATTGGGATGTAACACCAGCCCTCGCCGTGTACAAGCCTCGTGAGATCAAGAACAAAGGCATGATCGAAAAAACAGTGTTGTCGCTAAGCTACGGGCGCATCGTGATCAAGCCGGAAGAGAAGTTGCGCGGCTTGGTTCCTGAATCTTTCGAGACGTACCAGATCGTGGAACCGGGGAACATCATCGTCCGAACCACTGATCTCCAGAACGACAAGAACAGTCTTCGCATCGGCCATGCCAAAGACCGGGGCATCATCACCTCGGCGTACATGTGTCTTGAGACGACTGACCGCGTTCTTAACGAGTTCGGCTACCAGTATCTCAACGCCTATGACCTGTTGAAGATCATCTACGGCTATGGCTCTGGCCTGCGACAGAATCTGGACTTCAAAGACATTCGGCGCATGCCTGTACTTGTTCCATCACACGACGAGCAGAACGCCATCGTCCGCTACCTGGATCACGCAGACCGCCGTATCCGCCGCACCATTGCCGCCAAGCAGAAGCTGATCAAGCTGCTGCAAGAGCAGAAGCAGGTCATCATCCATCAGGCGGTGACGCGGGGCCTTGACCCGGACGTGAAGCTGAAGCCGAGCGGCGTGGAGTGGCTGGGCGATGTGCCGAAGGGGTGGGAGGTAAAGCGGCTGAAGTCGGTCTGCCTTGATATTATTGATTGCAAGAACCGCACTCCAGAGCAAGTTGATGATGGTGAGTTCACTGTCGTCAGGACAACTAACATCAGAAACGGTCAGTTTAAGCGAGAAGGCTCTTTCCAAACGAACTTGAACAACTTCACTATCTGGACTCAGCGTGGAGCGCCGCAGGAAGGTGATGTGTTCTTTACCCGTGAAGCTCCAGTTGGCGAAGCCTGTCTCGTTCCTGCTGGTGGTGGATTGTGTATGGGTCAACGAATGATGTACTTCAGACCTGACCCTACACAGCTCAATAGCAAATTTTTGCTTCACAGCATTTACGGGCCGATGGTACAACGTTATATGGATCTTGAGTTGAACGGCAGCACGGTGGGCCACCTTAGATTAGGACAGATCACTGCCATTCCACTGCTTATTTGCCCAGTATCTGAGCAAGAAGCCATCGTCAAACATATTGATCACAAGTCAGAGGAGTTGGACAAAGTCATCTCCCGCGCACAATCTGAGATCTCCCTCCTGCGCGAGTACCGCACCCGCCTGATTGCCGATGTGGTCACGGGCAAGTTGGACGTGCGGGACGCGGCAGCGCTGTTGCCAGAGCTGGATGCCGATATGCTGCCCGATGAGGTAGAGACGGATGTGGACGAACTTGAACTGGACGAGGGCGAAGGCGAGGTTGAGGAGGAAGGGGTGGAGGCGTGA
- a CDS encoding DUF262 domain-containing protein produces MARDLYTITPYTVSTLLNWISTNEIAIPEIQRPFVWEASKVRNLLDSLYRGFPVGYLITWQNANIKLKDGTFSKGQRILIDGQQRVTALMASLMATEVVNKNYESVRMKIAFHPGEEKFEVSNPAIQKDPAWIHDVATMFQDDADLFEIVDAYTAANPKQKTADVRKSIQRLANIRASQVGVIDLDKDLDIETVTEIFIRVNSEGVALSQADFVMSKIAANETYGGNTLRKAIDYFCHLAAHPSFLSTFEKDAAFKASAFYPKMKWRGNVMDDIYEPGYTDMLRVAFTSQFGRGRLQDLVALLSGRNFETKQNEEAIAEASFASLSHGIHQFINEAHFEKFTMIIRSAGFISTSLISSQNALNAAYIVYLHGRAKGIKQSELESYVRRWYALSILTGRYSGSSESAFDRDIRQINERGLATHISEVVRATLTDSFWTALLPQQMDTSSGNSPFFLAYQAAQVKANDRGFLSQAITVPDLLLHRVDVHHLYPSDFLKKQGMTKGKYNQIANFALAQSEINIAIGNKDPQLYFTQLLTQVNGGEVKYGGITDEADMRANLRAHCIPETMLDDPSMPYQIFLEQRRQLMALKLQAWFGGL; encoded by the coding sequence ATGGCACGCGATCTCTACACTATTACTCCGTATACCGTCAGCACGCTCCTGAATTGGATCAGCACAAACGAGATCGCCATTCCTGAGATACAGCGCCCCTTTGTCTGGGAGGCTTCCAAGGTTCGCAATCTGCTGGACTCGCTTTACCGTGGCTTTCCTGTTGGCTACCTGATCACTTGGCAGAACGCCAATATAAAGCTCAAGGACGGCACCTTTTCCAAAGGCCAGCGTATTCTGATTGACGGTCAACAGCGTGTAACAGCGCTCATGGCTTCACTAATGGCAACCGAGGTCGTCAATAAAAATTACGAGTCGGTGCGTATGAAGATTGCATTTCATCCAGGCGAGGAGAAGTTTGAAGTATCCAATCCCGCGATTCAGAAAGATCCTGCCTGGATTCATGATGTTGCCACAATGTTTCAAGATGACGCCGATCTGTTTGAGATTGTGGACGCCTATACTGCCGCCAATCCAAAACAGAAGACTGCTGATGTCCGGAAGAGCATTCAGAGACTGGCCAACATCAGAGCCAGTCAGGTGGGCGTAATTGATCTGGACAAAGACCTTGACATTGAGACTGTCACCGAGATCTTCATTCGCGTGAACTCAGAGGGCGTGGCGCTGTCGCAGGCCGACTTCGTGATGTCCAAGATCGCCGCCAACGAAACCTACGGCGGCAATACTCTCCGCAAAGCCATTGATTATTTCTGCCACCTGGCCGCACACCCCAGCTTTCTCAGCACCTTTGAGAAGGACGCGGCGTTCAAGGCATCCGCTTTCTACCCCAAGATGAAATGGCGGGGCAATGTGATGGACGACATCTACGAGCCTGGTTATACCGACATGCTGCGGGTGGCCTTCACCAGCCAGTTCGGGCGTGGCCGCCTGCAAGATCTGGTGGCGCTGTTGTCTGGACGCAACTTTGAAACCAAGCAGAATGAAGAGGCCATTGCCGAGGCATCGTTTGCCAGCCTGAGCCACGGTATCCACCAGTTCATCAACGAAGCCCACTTTGAAAAGTTCACCATGATCATTCGCTCGGCTGGCTTCATCAGCACCAGTCTGATCAGCAGCCAGAACGCCCTGAACGCCGCGTACATCGTATATCTGCACGGTCGGGCCAAAGGCATTAAGCAGTCTGAACTAGAGAGCTATGTGCGCCGCTGGTACGCCCTGTCCATCCTGACCGGGCGCTATTCGGGCAGCTCTGAGTCGGCCTTTGATCGCGACATTCGGCAGATCAACGAGCGTGGCCTCGCCACCCACATTAGTGAAGTCGTCAGGGCCACTCTCACTGACAGCTTTTGGACGGCGCTACTGCCACAGCAGATGGACACTTCAAGCGGTAATAGTCCCTTCTTCCTCGCGTATCAAGCCGCGCAGGTCAAGGCCAATGACCGGGGCTTTCTGTCGCAGGCCATCACCGTGCCTGACCTGTTGTTGCACCGCGTTGACGTCCATCACTTGTACCCCTCAGACTTTCTGAAGAAGCAGGGGATGACCAAAGGCAAGTACAACCAGATCGCCAACTTCGCGCTGGCGCAGAGCGAGATCAACATCGCCATCGGCAACAAGGACCCGCAACTGTACTTCACGCAACTGCTTACACAGGTCAATGGTGGCGAGGTCAAGTACGGTGGCATCACCGACGAGGCCGATATGCGGGCCAACCTGCGCGCCCACTGCATCCCGGAGACCATGCTGGATGACCCGTCCATGCCGTATCAGATTTTCCTGGAGCAGCGCCGCCAACTAATGGCCCTGAAGCTCCAGGCGTGGTTCGGAGGGCTGTGA
- a CDS encoding DUF6508 domain-containing protein → MTPDLTPEALEAVAAFLPIFTAPDFRFAHNDSPLRQTGEKSFEMVGYAYDPQVRAFLDVLGCYGWVYSDDIFGWPEWAQTDEARQLRDDPGTLAQATPIQLARLLTVFARQERFNDGAMLGFWESGVLLGTLRRAEQLATNTQGVSS, encoded by the coding sequence GTGACGCCAGACCTCACGCCAGAGGCGCTGGAGGCCGTGGCGGCCTTCCTGCCCATCTTCACTGCCCCGGACTTCCGCTTCGCCCATAACGACTCGCCGCTGCGCCAGACCGGAGAGAAGAGCTTTGAGATGGTGGGCTACGCCTATGACCCGCAGGTCCGGGCGTTCTTGGACGTGCTGGGCTGCTACGGGTGGGTGTACAGCGACGATATCTTCGGCTGGCCGGAGTGGGCACAGACCGACGAAGCCAGGCAACTGCGCGACGATCCCGGCACGCTGGCGCAGGCCACGCCCATCCAACTCGCCCGGCTGCTGACCGTCTTCGCCCGCCAGGAGCGCTTCAACGACGGGGCCATGCTGGGCTTTTGGGAAAGCGGCGTGCTGCTGGGCACCCTGCGGCGGGCCGAACAACTTGCCACCAACACACAAGGAGTATCTTCCTAA
- a CDS encoding class I SAM-dependent DNA methyltransferase → MDQAHPHPPQLSWITNFIWGIADDVLRDLYVRGKYRDVILPMTVLRRLDAVLEPTKLAVLSMKTTLDEAGIANQEGALRQAAEQAFYNTSPFTLRDLRNRASQQALKADFEAYLDGFSPNVQEILDNFEFRNQISRLSKADALGTLIEKLLDPAVNLGPDPVLHGDGSVKVPGLDNHAMGTVFEELVRRFNEENNEEAGEHWTPRDAVRLMARLIFDPVADDLESGTYLLYDGACGTGGMLTVAEETLTGLAASHGKQVSTHLYGQEINAETYAIAKADMLLKGEGEGADNIVGGPEYSTLSNDAFPGHEFDFMLSNPPYGKSWKSDLERMGGKDDINDPRFVIDHAGESDYSLLTRSSDGQMLFMANLLSKMKQDSTRGSRIASVHNGSSLFTGDAGQGESNIRRWIIENDWLEAIVALPLNMFYNTGIATYVWVLTNRKPEHRRGQVQLIDATGWSKPLRKNLGKKNCELGEGDINRILAAFLTLEESEQSRVFPNEAFGYHKVTVERPLRLRVDLGEERRRQFQTVCTEADEPGVVKLITLAAGKFGAGPHTNYNDFSQQLRLLADQQGFKLTAKRLKLIQSSLAERDEDADPVVKKIHKPGKAQEDALHGLYASRHGVFEYEPDPELRDTEQIPLLEEGGVAAFVEREVWPHAADAWVDAGSLKTGYEISFTRHFYKPQPLRTLDEITADIRALEAETDGLLAEIIGTAR, encoded by the coding sequence ATGGATCAAGCCCACCCCCACCCCCCTCAGCTTTCCTGGATCACCAACTTCATCTGGGGCATCGCCGACGACGTGCTGCGCGACCTGTACGTGCGTGGCAAGTACCGCGACGTCATCCTGCCCATGACCGTGCTGCGCCGCCTGGACGCGGTTCTGGAACCCACCAAGCTCGCCGTGTTGAGCATGAAAACCACCCTGGACGAGGCCGGCATCGCCAACCAGGAAGGTGCGCTGCGGCAGGCGGCAGAGCAAGCCTTCTACAACACTTCGCCCTTCACGCTGCGTGACCTGCGCAACCGGGCCAGCCAGCAGGCGCTGAAGGCCGACTTCGAGGCGTACCTGGACGGCTTCTCGCCCAACGTGCAGGAGATCCTGGACAACTTCGAGTTCCGCAACCAGATCTCCCGGCTGTCCAAGGCCGACGCGCTGGGCACCCTGATCGAGAAGCTGCTCGACCCGGCGGTGAACCTCGGGCCAGACCCGGTGCTGCACGGCGACGGCAGCGTCAAGGTGCCGGGCCTGGACAACCACGCGATGGGCACCGTCTTCGAGGAACTGGTGCGCCGCTTTAACGAGGAGAACAACGAGGAGGCCGGGGAACACTGGACGCCCCGCGACGCCGTGCGCTTGATGGCCCGGCTGATCTTCGATCCCGTTGCCGATGATCTGGAGAGCGGCACTTACCTGCTCTACGACGGGGCTTGCGGCACAGGCGGCATGCTCACGGTGGCCGAGGAGACGCTGACCGGACTGGCGGCCTCTCACGGCAAGCAGGTGTCCACCCACCTGTACGGCCAGGAGATCAACGCCGAGACCTACGCCATCGCCAAGGCCGACATGCTGCTCAAGGGTGAGGGTGAAGGGGCAGACAACATCGTCGGCGGCCCGGAGTACTCCACGCTGTCCAACGACGCCTTTCCAGGCCATGAGTTCGACTTCATGCTCAGCAACCCGCCGTACGGCAAGAGCTGGAAGAGCGACCTCGAACGCATGGGCGGCAAGGACGACATCAACGATCCGCGCTTTGTGATCGACCATGCCGGGGAGAGCGACTACTCGCTGCTCACCCGCAGCAGCGACGGCCAGATGCTGTTCATGGCGAACCTGCTGAGCAAGATGAAACAGGACTCCACACGCGGCAGCCGCATCGCCAGCGTCCACAACGGGTCAAGCCTGTTCACCGGGGACGCCGGGCAGGGCGAGAGCAACATCCGGCGCTGGATCATCGAGAACGACTGGCTGGAGGCCATCGTTGCGCTGCCGCTGAACATGTTTTACAACACCGGCATCGCCACTTACGTCTGGGTGCTGACCAACCGCAAGCCCGAGCACCGCCGGGGCCAGGTGCAGCTCATCGACGCCACGGGCTGGAGCAAGCCGCTGCGCAAGAACCTCGGCAAGAAGAACTGCGAACTGGGCGAGGGCGACATTAACCGCATCCTGGCCGCCTTCCTGACGCTGGAGGAGAGCGAGCAGTCCAGAGTCTTCCCCAACGAAGCCTTCGGATATCACAAGGTCACGGTGGAGCGCCCCCTGCGCCTGCGGGTGGACCTAGGTGAGGAGCGGCGGCGGCAGTTCCAGACGGTCTGCACCGAGGCGGACGAACCCGGCGTGGTCAAGCTAATCACCCTGGCCGCTGGGAAGTTCGGAGCCGGCCCGCACACCAACTACAACGACTTCAGCCAGCAGCTCCGGCTCCTGGCCGATCAGCAGGGCTTCAAGCTGACCGCCAAGCGCCTCAAGCTGATCCAGAGCAGCCTGGCCGAACGCGACGAGGACGCCGACCCGGTGGTCAAGAAGATCCACAAGCCCGGCAAGGCCCAGGAAGACGCGCTGCACGGCCTGTACGCCTCGCGTCACGGCGTCTTCGAGTACGAGCCGGACCCGGAGCTGCGCGACACCGAGCAGATCCCGCTGCTGGAAGAGGGCGGCGTGGCCGCGTTCGTCGAGCGCGAGGTCTGGCCGCACGCCGCCGACGCCTGGGTGGACGCGGGCAGCCTCAAGACCGGCTACGAGATCAGCTTCACCCGCCACTTCTACAAGCCCCAGCCGCTGCGGACGCTGGACGAGATCACCGCCGACATCCGCGCCCTGGAAGCCGAGACCGATGGGCTGCTGGCCGAGATCATCGGGACGGCGCGGTGA
- a CDS encoding AAA family ATPase, whose translation MNLAHQINFPAALATSAMMAASPMKEEVPFRTHLSKSSHAGLITKMPSYQPNRELRRAYERKYGREFPTRVPPAPRRRLTRFSAAELMEMDFPEQVFLVDGLLPTGLIMTAGAPKIGKSWWFLQLAVSVASGQPFLERNTSQGAVLYLALEDTGRRLADRLAKVAPDVDFSEIPLDFETLCARADEGGLEYIEDWLKAASNPKLVIIDVWGRFAPTSSGVSKNEYEQTTRAMQPLQALANKYGIAICLVHHTRKSSSDGSSSADPFDGILGSQALTSNMDATMMLTRTRMENDAVLRITGRDIEERQFNLNFDRDSFRWNEVGGKLAPSLSPERQKVLDAVAAGCTKTNDIVAHVGKGRTAVANMLKILCDDGHIEKTFRGSYHLPGHAATDLGDMTDLDDIAEPDYSALI comes from the coding sequence ATGAACTTAGCTCACCAGATCAACTTTCCTGCTGCCCTCGCCACCTCCGCCATGATGGCCGCCAGCCCGATGAAGGAAGAGGTTCCGTTCAGGACCCATCTCTCCAAGTCGTCGCACGCAGGTTTGATCACCAAGATGCCTTCGTACCAGCCTAACCGCGAACTTCGGCGAGCTTACGAGCGGAAGTACGGCAGGGAGTTCCCGACCAGAGTGCCGCCCGCACCACGCAGGCGCCTCACCAGGTTCTCAGCCGCTGAGTTGATGGAGATGGACTTTCCTGAGCAGGTGTTCCTGGTCGACGGCCTCCTGCCAACGGGCCTGATCATGACGGCAGGTGCACCCAAGATTGGCAAGAGCTGGTGGTTCTTGCAGCTCGCCGTCAGCGTTGCCAGTGGGCAGCCTTTCCTGGAACGCAACACGTCGCAAGGTGCCGTTCTGTATCTGGCTCTAGAAGACACGGGCCGACGTCTGGCAGACCGTCTCGCCAAAGTTGCGCCTGATGTGGACTTCAGCGAGATCCCGCTCGATTTTGAGACCCTGTGTGCGCGTGCCGATGAGGGTGGGCTTGAGTACATTGAAGACTGGTTGAAAGCCGCCAGCAACCCGAAGCTGGTCATCATTGACGTGTGGGGCCGCTTCGCCCCCACTTCATCCGGGGTCTCTAAGAACGAGTACGAGCAGACGACCAGAGCAATGCAGCCGCTCCAAGCTCTGGCGAACAAGTACGGCATCGCGATCTGTCTTGTCCACCACACGCGGAAGTCGTCAAGCGACGGTTCTAGTTCTGCTGATCCATTCGACGGGATTCTCGGTAGCCAGGCGCTGACCAGCAACATGGACGCCACCATGATGCTCACGCGTACCCGCATGGAGAATGATGCGGTCCTGAGAATCACGGGCCGTGACATCGAAGAACGGCAGTTCAACTTGAACTTTGACCGCGATAGCTTCCGCTGGAACGAGGTGGGCGGCAAGCTCGCACCCTCCCTCTCGCCAGAGCGCCAGAAAGTCCTTGACGCTGTCGCTGCGGGATGCACCAAGACCAACGACATCGTGGCTCATGTGGGCAAAGGCCGGACTGCCGTTGCCAACATGCTCAAGATCCTCTGCGACGACGGCCACATCGAAAAAACATTTAGAGGCTCCTACCACCTGCCAGGACATGCTGCCACAGACCTGGGTGACATGACTGACTTGGATGACATCGCCGAACCCGACTACTCCGCCCTGATCTGA
- a CDS encoding tyrosine-type recombinase/integrase, whose translation MTTDELWQQFFFHLQARRRTPATLRYYANTQTVFGRYMAAHDLPQEATTLTVHHLRGFLRHLEADGLAPGGVHAHARALRALLTWAFKEELLSVNPVKRLEMPRVDRRRLPAVSGPQVQQLLKLCRKGQQPLRDCAVVLVLFDTGIRVQEAINLQLGDLLFGRGLLRIHGKGNKERFVPIGARAMQALNVYLRRERRPAHAGVPSVFLGRGGQPLTKSGIGIRLLKLAQALGVPRADCSPHTFRRGFAVEFLRNGGDVFTLQQILGHSSLEMTRRYVNFLDDDLKVAHLRFSPGDRL comes from the coding sequence ATGACCACCGACGAACTCTGGCAGCAGTTCTTCTTCCACCTCCAGGCCCGCCGCCGCACCCCGGCCACCCTGCGGTACTACGCCAACACCCAGACGGTGTTCGGGCGTTACATGGCGGCCCACGACCTCCCACAAGAAGCCACGACCCTGACGGTCCATCACCTGCGAGGCTTCTTGCGGCATCTGGAAGCCGATGGCCTGGCTCCAGGAGGCGTCCACGCACACGCCCGAGCCTTGCGGGCGCTGCTCACCTGGGCGTTCAAGGAAGAGCTGCTCAGCGTCAACCCCGTCAAGCGGCTGGAGATGCCCCGCGTGGACCGCCGCCGCCTGCCCGCCGTGTCCGGGCCGCAGGTTCAGCAACTGCTCAAGCTGTGCCGCAAGGGGCAGCAGCCGCTGCGGGACTGCGCGGTGGTCTTGGTCCTGTTCGATACCGGCATCCGGGTTCAGGAGGCCATCAACCTGCAACTGGGCGACCTGCTGTTCGGGCGCGGGCTGCTGCGCATCCACGGCAAGGGCAACAAGGAGCGCTTCGTGCCCATCGGGGCGCGGGCCATGCAGGCCCTGAACGTCTACCTGCGCCGCGAACGCCGTCCGGCCCACGCTGGGGTACCCAGCGTCTTCCTGGGTCGCGGCGGCCAGCCGCTGACCAAGAGCGGCATCGGCATCCGGCTGCTCAAGCTGGCCCAGGCCCTCGGGGTGCCGCGCGCCGACTGCTCACCGCACACCTTCCGGCGCGGCTTTGCCGTGGAGTTCCTGCGCAACGGCGGCGACGTGTTCACGCTGCAACAGATCCTGGGCCACAGCAGCCTGGAGATGACGCGGCGCTACGTGAACTTCCTTGACGACGACCTCAAGGTGGCCCACCTGCGCTTCTCGCCGGGAGACCGCCTGTGA
- a CDS encoding ABC transporter ATP-binding protein — protein sequence MFSRPGRPTSTFDPDAPRPKRDPRQLIRLLAYARPYRVIFILGALATLVSSGLNLVFPLLFGRLIDASFLKVGSTDTGPLDRTVLLLLGIFALSSLFGAAQSYLLSRVGAGVVADLRRSLFSHLLTLSPRFFGDHKTGDLTSRLTADVGTVQTVTSTALAQLAAQSVSLIGAVILLILTSFKLSLLTLAVIPLIIGTAVFIGRRIRKVSREVQDAVAAANADAEEAISGVRVVQSFTAENVERGRYGRGIVVSFLAALRRARLQALMSGVLSFLTFGALAVVLWYGGRQVMAGSLTPGSLVTFLIYALQVGGTVAGLTGIFNQFQEALGASSRIFELMDERTDLPAPTTPLPLARAEGRVEFRDVSFAYDGKSEFAGAAVLRHINVDVPAGQVVALVGPSGAGKTTFVNLIPRFWDVTGGSLRVDGQDIREYPLEDLRAQVGLVPQETLLFSGSVRENILYGRPDASPQEVEAAAKAANADDFIRAFEHGYETVVGERGVKLSGGQRQRVAIARAILKDPRILILDEATSALDNESEYLVQAALERLMQHRTTFVIAHRLSTIRNADRILVMNAGEVIEDGTHAELLAQGGLYRDLYELQFRQEQEAQAELA from the coding sequence ATGTTCTCGCGCCCTGGCCGTCCCACATCCACCTTCGACCCGGATGCGCCCCGTCCCAAACGCGATCCCCGGCAACTCATCCGGCTGCTAGCCTACGCCAGGCCGTACCGGGTCATCTTTATTCTGGGTGCGCTGGCCACCCTGGTTTCCAGCGGTCTGAATCTGGTCTTTCCGCTGCTGTTCGGGCGGCTGATCGACGCCTCGTTCCTGAAGGTGGGCAGCACCGACACCGGGCCGCTGGACCGTACCGTGCTGCTGCTGCTGGGCATCTTCGCGCTGTCGTCGCTGTTCGGGGCGGCGCAGTCGTACCTGCTCTCACGGGTGGGGGCGGGCGTGGTGGCGGACCTGCGGCGTTCGCTATTCTCGCACCTGCTCACGCTGTCGCCGCGCTTTTTCGGGGACCACAAGACCGGTGACCTGACCAGCCGACTGACCGCCGACGTGGGCACCGTGCAGACCGTGACCAGCACGGCGCTGGCGCAACTGGCGGCGCAGTCGGTCAGCCTGATCGGGGCTGTAATCTTGCTAATCCTGACCAGTTTCAAACTCAGCCTGCTGACCCTGGCGGTGATTCCGCTGATCATCGGCACCGCTGTGTTCATCGGGCGGCGCATCCGCAAGGTCAGCCGCGAGGTGCAGGACGCCGTGGCCGCCGCCAACGCCGACGCAGAGGAAGCCATCAGCGGTGTGCGTGTGGTCCAGAGTTTCACCGCTGAAAATGTGGAGAGAGGCCGCTACGGGCGGGGCATCGTCGTCAGCTTTCTGGCCGCGTTGCGCCGTGCCCGCCTGCAAGCCCTGATGAGCGGCGTCCTGAGCTTCCTGACCTTCGGGGCGCTGGCCGTGGTGCTGTGGTACGGCGGGCGACAGGTCATGGCGGGCAGCCTGACCCCCGGCAGTCTGGTCACGTTCCTGATTTACGCCCTGCAAGTGGGCGGCACGGTGGCTGGGCTGACCGGCATCTTCAACCAGTTTCAGGAAGCGTTGGGGGCATCCAGCCGCATCTTCGAGCTGATGGATGAGCGCACCGATCTGCCCGCTCCCACCACGCCGCTGCCGTTGGCCCGTGCCGAGGGCCGCGTGGAATTCCGCGACGTGAGCTTCGCCTACGATGGCAAATCGGAATTTGCGGGCGCGGCGGTGCTGCGTCACATCAATGTGGACGTTCCCGCCGGGCAGGTTGTCGCCCTGGTTGGCCCCAGCGGCGCAGGCAAGACCACATTCGTCAACCTGATTCCGCGTTTCTGGGACGTGACGGGCGGCTCTCTGCGCGTGGACGGCCAGGACATCCGCGAGTACCCGCTGGAGGACCTGCGCGCCCAGGTGGGGCTGGTGCCGCAGGAAACGCTGCTGTTCTCCGGCAGCGTGCGCGAGAACATCCTGTATGGTCGCCCGGACGCCTCGCCGCAGGAGGTGGAGGCCGCTGCGAAAGCTGCCAACGCCGACGACTTCATCCGCGCCTTTGAACACGGCTACGAAACGGTGGTGGGCGAGCGCGGCGTCAAGCTGTCGGGCGGTCAGCGCCAGCGCGTCGCCATTGCCCGCGCGATCCTGAAAGACCCGCGCATCCTGATTCTGGACGAGGCCACCAGCGCGCTGGACAACGAATCCGAATATCTGGTGCAGGCCGCGCTGGAACGCTTAATGCAGCACCGCACCACTTTCGTGATCGCCCACCGCCTGAGTACCATCCGCAATGCGGACCGCATTCTGGTCATGAACGCCGGCGAAGTCATCGAGGACGGCACCCACGCCGAATTGCTGGCCCAGGGCGGCCTGTACCGTGACCTGTACGAACTGCAATTCCGTCAGGAGCAGGAAGCGCAGGCGGAACTGGCCTGA
- a CDS encoding STM4015 family protein, which yields MTIGEHLTEFGGFQVTQWEPGQPLGDPATTIHRIAVDYDNETEWTDKFRAFLALPGVEASQGFVVGLWTDESMDGVPDEVIEALVAAHTQLSNIRVLFIGDITYEENEVSWITQGDLSPILAAYPQLTHLGVRGGNSLSLGQIELPELRELIVQAGGLSAEVVREVVTANLPRLEHLELYLGTEDYGATNAADDLTPLLDGSRFPALKYLGVKNSEHQDEIAQMFAHAPILDQLEVLDLSLGTLTDEGAAALLDSERVKTLKKLILTHHFCTEEMMEKLGALPIEVDTSDHQDDEDDWRFVALGE from the coding sequence ATGACCATCGGTGAACATCTGACGGAATTTGGCGGCTTTCAGGTTACGCAGTGGGAGCCGGGGCAGCCGCTGGGCGACCCCGCCACCACCATTCACCGCATTGCCGTGGATTACGACAACGAAACGGAATGGACCGATAAGTTCCGCGCGTTTCTGGCGCTGCCAGGGGTGGAGGCCAGCCAGGGCTTCGTGGTGGGTTTGTGGACCGACGAAAGTATGGACGGTGTGCCCGACGAGGTTATTGAGGCATTAGTGGCCGCCCACACGCAGCTTTCCAACATCAGGGTTCTCTTTATCGGCGACATCACTTACGAGGAAAACGAGGTGTCGTGGATCACGCAGGGCGATCTCTCCCCCATTCTGGCCGCCTACCCGCAGTTGACGCATCTGGGCGTGCGCGGCGGCAACAGCCTGAGCCTGGGTCAGATTGAACTGCCAGAGCTGCGCGAACTGATCGTCCAGGCGGGCGGCCTGAGCGCCGAGGTGGTGCGCGAGGTGGTCACTGCCAACTTGCCCCGGCTGGAACATCTGGAACTGTATCTGGGTACCGAAGACTATGGAGCAACGAACGCCGCCGATGACCTGACGCCGCTGCTGGACGGCTCGCGCTTTCCGGCCCTGAAATATCTAGGGGTCAAGAACAGCGAACATCAGGACGAGATCGCGCAGATGTTCGCCCACGCGCCAATCCTGGATCAACTGGAGGTGCTGGACCTGTCGCTGGGCACCCTGACCGACGAGGGCGCGGCAGCGTTGCTGGACAGCGAACGCGTCAAAACCCTGAAGAAACTGATCCTCACCCACCATTTCTGCACCGAGGAAATGATGGAAAAACTCGGCGCACTGCCCATCGAGGTGGACACCTCCGATCATCAGGACGACGAGGACGACTGGCGGTTCGTGGCCCTGGGGGAATGA